One Denticeps clupeoides chromosome 12, fDenClu1.1, whole genome shotgun sequence genomic window carries:
- the hdac11 gene encoding LOW QUALITY PROTEIN: histone deacetylase 11 (The sequence of the model RefSeq protein was modified relative to this genomic sequence to represent the inferred CDS: deleted 1 base in 1 codon), whose amino-acid sequence MSQKEDKEAQKVSHETDLYVEVPSTCIPIVYSPQYNITFMGLEKLHPFDAGKWGKVIHFLKEEQFLTDDNIVEAREATEEDLLVVHTKLYLSKLKNHILEGSREWSAVVATITEIPPLLFLPNFLVQRKVLRPLRTQTGGTIMAGKLAIDKVGGGFHHCSSNKGGGFCAYADITLAIKFLFERVDGVARATIIDLDAHQGNGHERDFLEDRRVYIMDVYNRHIYPGDGFAKRAIKRKVELDWGTEDMEYLQKVELHSEGALNEIRPDIVIYNAGTDILDGDPLGGLAISPQGIMKRDEIIFRAARRRGIPILMVTSGGYQKKTARIIADSILNLHRQGLIGGIALDAAGPSLQPVAMGQSVLPAATVSTV is encoded by the exons atgtctcaaaaagaggacaagGAAGCACAGAAAGT tTCGCATGAAACAGACCTGTACGTTGAGGTCCCCTCAACATGCATTCCCATCGTGTACTCTCCTCAGTACAACATCACATTTATGGGCCTTGAGAAGCTCCATCCCTTTGATGCTGGCAAATGGGGAAAGGTCATTCACTTCCTTAAAG AGGAGCAGTTTCTGACAGATGACAACATAGTGGAAGCACGGGAGGCTACAGAGGAGGACCTGCTTGTTGTTCACACTAAACTGTACCTGAGCAAACTGAAG AACCATATCTTGGAGGGCTCAAGAGAG TGGTCTGCGGTGGTTGCTACGATCACAGAAATCCCACCCCTGCTGTTTCTGCCTAACTTCCTTGTGCAGCGAAAAGTGCTAAGACCCCTGCGCACACAGACGGGTGGGACCATCATG GCAGGAAAACTTGCCATTGATAAA GTTG GGGGAGGTTTCCACCACTGTTCAAGTAACAAGGGAGGGGGCTTCTGTGCTTATGCTGACATCACTTTAGCTATCAAG TTCTTGTTTGAGAGAGTAGATGGAGTCGCCCGCGCCACCATCATTGATCTGGACGCTCATCAG GGAAATGGACATGAGCGAGATTTCTTGGAGGACAGACGGGTGTATATAATGGACGTCTACAACCGCCACATCTATCCAGGGGATGGATTTGCCAAAA GAGCGATTAAGAGGAAAGTGGAGCTGGACTGGGGCACAGAGGACATGGAGTATCTCCAGAAGGTGGAGCTACACTCAGAAGGGGCTCTGAATGAGATCAGGCCAGACATCGTCATCTATAATGCTGGGACAGACATTCTGGATGGAGATCCTCTTGGAGGGCTGGCCATATCCCCACAA GGCATTATGAAGAGGGACGAAATCATTTTCAGAGCGGCCCGCAGACGGGGAATCCCTATTCTGATGGTCACGTCTGGTGGGTACCAGAAGAAGACCGCCCGCATCATCGCCGACTCCATCCTGAACCTGCACAGACAGGGCCTGATTGGGGGTATAGCCTTGGATGCAGCTGGGCCTTCGCTGCAGCCAGTCGCGATGGGCCAGTCGGTGTTACCTGCAGCCACTGTCAGTACAGTTTGA